A part of Salvelinus alpinus chromosome 5, SLU_Salpinus.1, whole genome shotgun sequence genomic DNA contains:
- the LOC139575178 gene encoding galactose-specific lectin nattectin-like, protein MSVPFRFLCLLSLAVGALHCTPVSDQEGELSEPHYSDCPPGWSSYNNRCFRYVASQLDWADAESFCVTQGANLASVNTMGEFSFVKNLIKSFDPAEHHTWIGLSDLHKEGRWMWSDGSKVVYTSWSSGEPSNGVGSDPENCVHTNYQDDKLWNDTHCSYKFAFVCATRPGL, encoded by the coding sequence ATGTCTGTTCCCTTCCGCTTCCTCTGTCTTCTCAGCCTGGCTGTTGGTGCTCTACACTGCACTCCCGTGTCTGACCAGGAGGGGGAGCTTTCAGAGCCTCATTATTCCGACTGTCCCCCGGGCTGGTCAAGCTACAACAACCGCTGCTTCAGGTACGTGGCCTCTCAGCTGGACTGGGCCGATGCAGAGTCCTTCTGCGTGACCCAGGGAGCCAACCTGGCCTCTGTGAACACCATGGGGGAATTCAGCTTCGTGAAAAACCTGATCAAGAGCTTCGACCCTGCTGAGCACCATACCTGGATCGGGCTGAGTGACCTCCACAAGGAAGGGAGATGGATGTGGTCGGACGGCTCCAAGGTGGTCTACACGAGCTGGTCTTCAGGTGAGCCCAGTAATGGAGTTGGTTCCGATCCGGAGAACTGTGTTCACACTAACTACCAGGATGACAAGCTGTGGAACGACACACACTGCTCATACAAGTTTGCCTTTGTCTGCGCCACACGTCCCGGTCTCTGA
- the LOC139575149 gene encoding uncharacterized protein — MKQIQHLKSVDLQFGCFICWGSQSAGFHPQSQYPRPQSQSHPSTIPRPQYPVPSPVPSPVPSPVPSPGPSPIPSTIPSPIPRPQSHPQYHPQSHPQYHPQAPVPSPGPSPSPIPSPIPSTIPRPQSHPQYHPQAPVPSPVPSPVPSPGPSPIPSTIPRPQSHPQYHPQSHPQSQYHPQSHPQAPVPSPVPSPGPSPIPSTIPRPQSQYYPQSPVPSPGPSPIPSTIPRPQSQSHPQAPVPSPVPSPVPSPGPSPSHTPSPSLVPVPALSQSQY; from the exons ATGAAACAAATCCAGCATTTGAAGAGTGTAGACTTGCAGTTTGGCTGTTTTATCTGTTGGGGGTCGCAATCTGCtgggttccacccccagtccCAGTACCCCaggccccagtcccagtcccatcccAGTACCATCCCCAGGCCCCAGTACCCAGTCCCATCCCCAGTCCCATCCCCAGTCCCATCCCCAGTACCATCCCCAGGCCCCAGTCCCATCCCCAGTACCATCCCCAGTCCCATCCCCAGGCCCCAGTCCCATCCCCAGTACCATCCCCAGTCCCATCCCCAGTACCATCCCCAGGCCCCAGTCCCATCCCCaggccccagtcccagtcccatcccCAGTCCCATCCCCAGTACCATCCCCAGGCCCCAGTCCCATCCCCAGTACCATCCCCAGGCCCCAGTCCCATCCCCAGTCCCATCCCCAGTACCATCCCCAGGCCCCAGTCCCATCCCCAGTACCATCCCCAGGCCCCAGTCCCATCCCCAGTACCATCCCCAGTCCCATCCCCAGTCCCAGTACCATCCCCAGTCCCATCCCCAGGCCCCAGTCCCATCCCCAGTCCCATCCCCAGGCCCCAGTCCCATCCCCAGTACCATCCCCAGGCCCCAGTCCCAGTACTATCCCCAGTCCCCAGTCCCATCCCCAGGCCCCAGTCCCATCCCCAGTACCATCCCCaggccccagtcccagtcccatcccCAGGCCCCAGTCCCATCCCCAGTACCATCCCCAGTACCATCCCCAGGCCCCAGTCCCAGTCACACCCCCAGTCCCAGTCTTGTCCCTGTCCCGGCCTTGTCCCAGTCGCA ATATTAG